A segment of the Prochlorococcus marinus str. MIT 9215 genome:
TTTAGGCGATTTAAAACAACTTTACATTAATAGAGATATTCCATTATTTTTAAGAAAAGATTGCAAAATTATTTTTATAAAATCAGAAAATGATTTGATTCTTGACAACGAATCAAATAATAACTTCTTAGATTCCTTAAATAAAATTCTTGATAGGAATCCAATTTTAATTAAGTTAGCTCAGCAAGGTCATTGCTTGAATAATTTAAATTTATACGAGATCTTACTTAATATACTTAATGATGAAAATGGATAGTAAAAAGTGGAATGAGAAAATAAAAAATAATTTCAATGATGCTGCATACCGGTATTTAGAGCATTCAAATATTCAGAAATTTTTTGCAAAAAAGATTGTTCAATTTATCAAAGAATTAAATCCCCAAAAAAAAGGTGAATGGCTAGATCTAGGATCAGGACCAGGAATATTAGCTGATGAAATAGAAAAAAATTTTGCTTCCCAGAAAGTAGCCAGAATTGATTTCAGCAAAAAAATGCTTCTTGAAAATAAATTATCTAGTAAAAAAATTTTATGGGATTTGAATAATGATTTACCTCCTGAAATCAATAACTGTTCTCTATTAACATCTAACTTTTGTATCCATTGGTTAAACAAGCCAGAAAAAATAATAAAAAATTGGTTTAGTAAATTAAAATCTGGAGGTTTTTTAATTATTTCTTATCCAACAAAAAATTGTTTCCCTGAATGGAAAGATACTTGCAGAAAAATTGATATTGAATATAGTGGTCTTAATTTCCTTTGCTCTAAAGAATTATTAAAAAATTTCAAATCAACTGAAATTCATTATTCAGAAAAGTTTAATTATCTTGAAAATTTTGAAGATGTATATAAGC
Coding sequences within it:
- a CDS encoding methyltransferase domain-containing protein, coding for MMKMDSKKWNEKIKNNFNDAAYRYLEHSNIQKFFAKKIVQFIKELNPQKKGEWLDLGSGPGILADEIEKNFASQKVARIDFSKKMLLENKLSSKKILWDLNNDLPPEINNCSLLTSNFCIHWLNKPEKIIKNWFSKLKSGGFLIISYPTKNCFPEWKDTCRKIDIEYSGLNFLCSKELLKNFKSTEIHYSEKFNYLENFEDVYKLFRSIKNVGAQSTNCKHKTVKELKKIQKFWPKNYNNTVNLSWQIEIQIIKKL